One window of the Nocardia huaxiensis genome contains the following:
- a CDS encoding cutinase family protein, translating into MRRATALFAALLLAILLSLTNATSPQANADDCVGDWAIGIGGLGDNTSSIFAPFVNQPVGYNSADPMSGLNEIDRLFWQHRNQCPGDHIRLIGHSEGAALVHAWVTNHQDVGDANAILLADPKRAPGPGWGGLSSTPGNWLIGYPLAGVDDWFGGFPVLTVCNHDDQICDTSAGWWGYLFGGAHSRYDFNVWNYGAWDSGVWYR; encoded by the coding sequence ATGCGTAGAGCAACGGCGCTCTTCGCCGCATTACTGCTGGCCATTCTCCTCTCCCTCACGAACGCGACAAGTCCCCAGGCGAATGCCGATGACTGCGTTGGCGATTGGGCCATCGGAATCGGCGGTCTCGGAGACAACACGTCCTCGATTTTCGCTCCCTTCGTGAATCAGCCCGTGGGCTACAACTCCGCCGACCCGATGTCGGGGTTGAACGAAATCGACCGGCTGTTCTGGCAGCACCGCAACCAGTGCCCGGGCGACCACATCCGGCTCATCGGGCACAGTGAGGGCGCGGCCCTCGTCCACGCCTGGGTGACCAACCACCAGGATGTCGGCGATGCCAATGCCATTCTGCTGGCGGACCCCAAGCGCGCCCCCGGGCCCGGCTGGGGCGGCCTGTCCTCGACTCCGGGGAACTGGCTCATCGGTTACCCGCTCGCCGGTGTCGACGATTGGTTCGGCGGCTTCCCGGTCCTGACCGTGTGCAACCACGACGACCAGATCTGCGACACCTCCGCAGGCTGGTGGGGTTACCTCTTCGGAGGTGCGCACAGCCGCTACGATTTCAACGTATGGAATTACGGCGCTTGGGATTCCGGCGTCTGGTACCGGTAG
- the bla gene encoding class A beta-lactamase — protein MNFTSATRRRFLATLLALSALSVTACGSQSDSTVAPPSQGAVADSFTALEVTHAARLGVFALDTGSGRTVTYREGERFPMASTFKGLACGALLHAHPLSTGYWDQVIHYPASDLVEYSPATEKHVESGMTVTELCDAAITLSDNTAGNQILKLLDGPAGFTAFLRTLGDTTSRLDRWETELNTAIPGDERDTTTPAALAADYRALVVGDALAEPERAQLKSWLVANTTGDSRIRAGLPGDWVVGDKTGSPAYGSALDVAIAWPPGRAPLVIAVLTTKSEQHAEPDNALVAAATRAAVEKLG, from the coding sequence GTGAACTTCACCTCTGCAACCCGACGCCGATTCCTCGCCACCTTGCTGGCGTTGTCGGCGCTGTCGGTGACCGCCTGTGGTTCCCAGTCCGACTCGACCGTCGCGCCGCCCTCACAGGGTGCGGTCGCCGACTCCTTCACCGCCTTGGAGGTGACGCACGCGGCCCGGCTCGGCGTCTTCGCCCTCGACACCGGCAGCGGGCGCACCGTCACCTACCGCGAGGGCGAGCGCTTCCCGATGGCCTCCACCTTCAAGGGCCTGGCCTGCGGAGCGCTGCTGCACGCCCATCCGCTGTCCACCGGGTACTGGGATCAGGTGATCCATTACCCCGCAAGCGATCTGGTCGAGTACTCCCCGGCCACCGAGAAGCACGTCGAATCCGGCATGACCGTCACCGAACTGTGCGATGCCGCGATCACGCTGTCCGACAACACCGCCGGGAACCAGATCCTGAAACTGCTCGACGGCCCGGCCGGGTTCACCGCCTTCCTGCGGACCCTCGGCGACACCACCTCCCGCCTGGATCGCTGGGAAACCGAACTCAATACCGCCATCCCCGGCGACGAGCGCGACACCACCACCCCGGCAGCGCTGGCCGCCGACTACCGCGCCCTCGTCGTCGGCGACGCGCTGGCCGAACCCGAACGCGCGCAATTGAAGTCGTGGCTCGTCGCCAATACCACCGGCGACTCCCGCATCCGCGCCGGGCTGCCCGGTGACTGGGTCGTCGGCGACAAGACCGGCAGTCCCGCCTACGGTTCGGCGCTCGATGTCGCCATCGCCTGGCCGCCCGGTCGCGCGCCCCTCGTCATCGCCGTGCTCACCACCAAGTCCGAGCAGCACGCGGAACCCGACAACGCCCTCGTCGCCGCGGCCACCCGCGCCGCCGTGGAAAAGCTCGGCTGA
- a CDS encoding hemerythrin domain-containing protein, protein MGLLLAQHEQIKTLFAETADATDPGEREAKFYTLRRLLAVHETAEEEIIHPRARVEIEDGATVVGKRLEEEHEAKTQLAELESLAVDSPEFEKKLAQLREDVLAHAEAEERDEFSRLREELEPRQLQAMRRAVEIAESLAPTRPHAGVESVGANLLAGPFAAMLDRARDAITKPKGA, encoded by the coding sequence ATCGGCCTGCTGCTCGCCCAGCACGAGCAGATCAAGACCCTGTTCGCCGAGACCGCCGACGCGACCGACCCCGGCGAACGCGAGGCCAAGTTCTACACGCTGCGACGACTGCTGGCCGTACACGAGACCGCCGAGGAGGAGATCATCCACCCGCGCGCCCGCGTGGAGATCGAGGACGGCGCCACCGTGGTCGGCAAGCGCCTCGAGGAAGAGCACGAAGCGAAAACCCAACTGGCCGAACTGGAATCCCTCGCCGTCGACTCCCCCGAATTCGAGAAGAAGCTGGCGCAGCTGCGTGAGGACGTGCTCGCACACGCCGAAGCCGAGGAGCGGGACGAGTTCTCGCGGCTGCGCGAGGAATTGGAGCCGCGGCAGTTGCAGGCCATGCGCCGCGCGGTCGAGATCGCCGAATCCCTGGCCCCGACCCGCCCGCACGCGGGCGTCGAATCGGTGGGCGCGAACCTGCTGGCGGGCCCGTTCGCGGCCATGCTGGACCGGGCCCGCGACGCCATCACCAAACCGAAGGGTGCGTGA
- a CDS encoding LysR family transcriptional regulator, translated as MDLVRHLRFFVTVADEGHFGRAAAALDMTQPPLSQGLLRLEKHLGVDLLHRTRQGAVLTAAGQRLLPRARLLVDDAQQLLAEAQRIAQARGALHWGAASSLPGALVTSCVTALRGAGEADTTVSTTVGATVDLVADVRAGLCDLAVIEHPALLDGVAAGPVVKLPRWLIVPAEHPSAAAERPAFPMLTGLSFAHPARASNPPAFDTVIDLFRERGVDPPTVTAPDDRTLFAAVAAGASFGLTTTPPAATPGIAWLRPAPQALALRARVIRRAGAESYAEAVDRVLYRERLR; from the coding sequence ATGGATCTTGTTCGCCACCTCCGCTTCTTCGTCACCGTGGCAGACGAGGGACATTTCGGCCGGGCGGCCGCCGCCCTGGACATGACCCAGCCGCCCCTGTCACAGGGCCTGCTGCGGCTCGAAAAACATCTGGGCGTGGACCTGCTGCACCGCACCCGGCAGGGCGCGGTGCTCACCGCGGCGGGTCAGCGGCTGCTCCCCCGCGCCCGCCTGCTCGTCGACGATGCCCAGCAGTTGCTGGCTGAGGCACAGCGCATTGCGCAGGCGCGCGGCGCACTGCACTGGGGCGCCGCCTCGTCCTTGCCGGGCGCGCTGGTGACCTCCTGCGTGACCGCGCTGCGCGGTGCGGGCGAGGCCGATACGACGGTGTCCACCACGGTCGGCGCGACCGTCGACCTGGTCGCCGATGTCCGCGCCGGCCTGTGCGATCTGGCGGTAATCGAACATCCGGCGCTGCTCGACGGCGTGGCGGCCGGACCGGTCGTCAAACTGCCGCGCTGGCTGATCGTGCCCGCCGAGCACCCGAGCGCCGCCGCCGAGCGCCCCGCTTTCCCGATGCTGACCGGGCTGAGCTTCGCGCACCCGGCGCGCGCCTCGAACCCACCGGCCTTCGACACCGTGATCGACCTGTTCCGGGAACGCGGCGTGGACCCGCCCACCGTCACCGCCCCGGATGACCGCACCCTGTTCGCGGCGGTCGCCGCGGGCGCCAGCTTCGGTCTCACGACGACACCCCCGGCCGCCACGCCCGGCATAGCGTGGCTGCGGCCCGCCCCGCAGGCTCTCGCATTGCGCGCCCGCGTCATTCGCCGTGCGGGGGCGGAATCGTACGCCGAGGCCGTGGACCGGGTGCTGTACCGGGAGCGGCTGCGGTGA
- a CDS encoding serine hydrolase — MRDAAEPTAAQRIRAVFADAGCTGWLHARRVGDTAAIDVDGRARVVTASVYKLPLFLAFCRAVDAGRIDPTSRLTIDPTECTPGPSGLAALRDPVTVSRRDLAASMMTVSDNAAADVLLGEIGLGAVEELLTELGLTETRIVGGTADMHRSLVRDTDTHTTAEAFAALADNDEAWTVSAYDPSYTSATTPEEMTRLLCALWNGDVLSTAQTEFAQAVMRGQIWQHRIASAFPHRTVSVAGKTGTVGVIRNEVAVVEFPGEYPVAVAIFTRAARADPTLPAVDAAIAEAARIAVTDLRRPLPDR; from the coding sequence TTGCGCGACGCGGCCGAACCCACTGCGGCGCAACGTATTCGCGCGGTGTTCGCCGATGCCGGGTGCACCGGCTGGCTGCATGCGCGCCGGGTCGGCGACACCGCCGCGATCGATGTCGACGGCCGGGCCCGGGTGGTCACCGCCTCGGTGTACAAACTGCCACTGTTCCTGGCGTTCTGCCGCGCCGTCGACGCCGGGCGCATCGACCCCACCTCCCGCCTCACCATCGATCCCACCGAGTGCACCCCCGGCCCGAGTGGTCTTGCCGCACTGCGTGATCCGGTGACGGTCAGCCGCCGTGACCTGGCCGCGTCCATGATGACGGTCTCCGACAATGCCGCCGCCGATGTGCTGCTGGGCGAGATCGGCCTGGGCGCGGTCGAGGAGCTGCTCACCGAACTCGGCCTCACCGAGACCCGCATTGTGGGCGGCACCGCCGACATGCATCGCAGCCTGGTGCGCGACACCGATACCCACACCACCGCAGAGGCTTTCGCGGCGCTGGCCGACAATGACGAGGCCTGGACGGTGTCGGCCTACGACCCCTCGTACACGAGCGCGACCACGCCGGAGGAGATGACGCGATTGCTGTGCGCTCTCTGGAACGGCGACGTACTCTCCACGGCGCAAACCGAATTCGCGCAGGCGGTGATGCGCGGGCAGATCTGGCAGCACCGCATCGCCTCCGCGTTCCCGCATCGCACGGTCTCCGTCGCGGGCAAGACCGGGACCGTCGGCGTCATTCGCAATGAGGTCGCGGTGGTGGAGTTCCCCGGTGAATATCCGGTCGCCGTAGCCATTTTCACGCGTGCGGCCCGCGCGGATCCGACCCTTCCGGCGGTCGATGCCGCCATTGCCGAGGCCGCCCGCATCGCGGTCACGGACCTGCGCCGCCCGCTGCCCGACCGGTAG
- a CDS encoding aminotransferase class I/II-fold pyridoxal phosphate-dependent enzyme, with product MDHAPAPILDALADYQRLGRYGFTPPGHRQGRGADPRVTAVLGDALRADVLAAPGMDDRLSRGRHLAEAEELMADAVGAEWAFFSTCGSSLSVKAAMLAVAGGDGGLILGRDSHKSIVAGLIFSGVRPYWIPPRWDVARHFSHPPSPEQVRAAWERHPQAAGALIVSPSPYGTCADIAAIAEICHERGKPLIVDEAWGAHLPFHPDLPTWAMDAGADICVVSVHKMGAGFEQGSVFHVQGDLIDRARLSECADLLMTTSPNVLLYAAMDGWRRQMVEHGHELLSAALETAGQARAELDVIPGISVMADELLGVEASHDLDRLQVLMDVSDTGATGYEIADWLREHRRLDVGLSDHRRVLATVSMADDKTTVDALTDGLIAWRVQRKSGAAPEIRLPAPRDLELDSIMLPREAFFGPCEAVPIEQAAGRIAAEQVTPYPPGIPVIVPGELIDGAVIDYLRSGLAAGMNVPDPADPDLRTLRVVAPESGRARARL from the coding sequence ATGGACCATGCACCAGCCCCGATTCTCGACGCGCTGGCCGACTACCAGCGGCTCGGCCGCTACGGCTTCACCCCGCCCGGACACCGCCAGGGCCGGGGCGCGGACCCGCGGGTGACCGCGGTGCTCGGTGACGCGTTGCGCGCCGACGTGCTGGCTGCGCCCGGCATGGACGATCGTCTCTCCCGCGGCCGGCATCTCGCCGAGGCCGAGGAGCTCATGGCCGATGCCGTGGGCGCGGAGTGGGCGTTCTTCTCCACCTGCGGCAGCTCCCTGTCGGTGAAGGCGGCCATGCTGGCGGTGGCGGGCGGCGACGGCGGCCTCATTCTGGGCCGCGACAGTCACAAGTCGATCGTCGCGGGGCTGATCTTCTCCGGCGTGCGGCCCTATTGGATTCCCCCCAGATGGGATGTCGCCCGGCACTTTTCGCATCCACCGTCACCGGAGCAGGTGCGCGCGGCCTGGGAGCGCCACCCGCAGGCGGCCGGGGCCCTGATCGTGAGCCCCAGCCCGTACGGCACCTGTGCGGATATCGCCGCCATCGCCGAGATCTGCCACGAGCGCGGCAAACCGCTCATCGTCGACGAGGCGTGGGGGGCGCATCTGCCGTTCCATCCGGACCTGCCGACCTGGGCCATGGACGCGGGCGCGGACATCTGCGTGGTGAGCGTGCACAAGATGGGCGCCGGATTCGAGCAGGGCTCGGTCTTCCACGTGCAGGGCGACCTGATCGACCGGGCCCGGCTGAGCGAGTGCGCGGATCTGCTGATGACCACCAGCCCCAATGTGCTGCTCTACGCCGCCATGGACGGCTGGCGGCGGCAGATGGTCGAGCACGGGCACGAATTGCTCAGCGCCGCACTGGAAACCGCCGGGCAGGCGCGCGCGGAACTCGATGTGATCCCGGGGATCTCGGTCATGGCGGACGAACTGCTGGGCGTGGAGGCCTCGCACGACCTGGACCGGCTGCAGGTGCTCATGGACGTCTCCGACACCGGCGCGACCGGATACGAGATCGCGGACTGGCTGCGCGAGCACCGGCGACTCGACGTCGGGCTGTCCGATCACCGCCGCGTCCTCGCCACCGTGTCCATGGCCGACGACAAGACCACCGTGGACGCCCTCACCGACGGTCTCATCGCCTGGCGGGTGCAGCGCAAATCCGGTGCTGCACCGGAGATTCGGTTGCCCGCCCCGCGCGATCTGGAACTCGATTCGATCATGCTCCCCCGCGAGGCCTTCTTCGGCCCGTGCGAGGCGGTGCCCATCGAGCAGGCGGCGGGCCGGATCGCGGCCGAACAGGTCACCCCCTACCCGCCCGGCATTCCGGTGATCGTGCCCGGCGAGCTCATCGACGGCGCGGTCATCGACTACCTGCGGTCCGGGCTCGCCGCCGGCATGAACGTGCCCGATCCCGCCGACCCCGATCTGCGCACGCTGCGCGTGGTCGCGCCGGAATCGGGTAGAGCCAGAGCGCGGCTCTGA
- a CDS encoding CocE/NonD family hydrolase — protein sequence MAAPNAPAAVALSPYTRFDIGPGQYPAVHLDTTVTIPMSDGVVLCADLIRPAHHRSTPVDGAFPVVVNFTPYNRMGNRQAARIARLAQRAGRAVRASDRRRFTGRDLLHTPAGGAVDVWATNRTLVSRGYVSLVVDVRGTGSSTGAWDFFSPREHRDYRETVAWIREQPWCDGHVAATGVSYGGIAALAAAGQQPEGLDAVFAIVAGEDPVRELGLTGGVPTPGMAVWLAAVNAGKFLPSPRGMIRNKVLRQYLRDRLADPFSGLGRARQIALSDGHPDAFLNDEWAQRLPVLENITAATWIQGGWHDVYNRSNFRMFDRLDLPTGSKQVMVDDCYHISFGGGFGDPGNPAPLDELQCAWFDRWLKGIDNGIDGYGPVTVRRQGGGGWISRPRFPDPAARVRRLYLDPDPSGAAAHAGIDAGLADTPPDYATRLPVPAGRGSLASNNTALMTTGAATLLGRRFGSDDRRAEAGAVTFTTPPLAADLVLSGPLNLHLWVEAAGTDAFWSVTVTDVEPDGASAALTRGALLSSLRAVDEKGSTYVGDELIFPLHTLRSDSVLPVVPGEPFAIDIEINPTEAVLRAGHRLRVAVAPASVPRHFLPPALKRKIKGQTIIIDPDHPSYLSFLAVEQDSPGGVPLA from the coding sequence ATGGCCGCACCGAATGCGCCTGCCGCCGTTGCGCTTTCACCGTACACCCGATTCGATATCGGGCCGGGACAATACCCTGCGGTGCACCTCGACACCACCGTCACCATTCCCATGTCGGACGGGGTTGTGTTGTGCGCGGACCTGATCCGGCCCGCACACCACCGATCGACGCCGGTGGACGGGGCGTTCCCGGTGGTCGTGAATTTCACGCCCTACAACCGGATGGGGAATCGGCAGGCGGCGCGCATCGCCCGTCTGGCACAGCGGGCGGGCCGCGCGGTGCGGGCCTCGGATCGGCGGCGGTTCACCGGACGCGACCTGCTGCACACCCCGGCCGGTGGTGCGGTGGACGTGTGGGCCACCAACCGCACGCTCGTCTCCCGCGGGTACGTGAGCCTGGTGGTGGATGTGCGCGGCACCGGATCCTCCACCGGCGCATGGGATTTCTTCAGCCCGCGCGAACACCGCGACTACCGCGAGACGGTGGCCTGGATTCGGGAGCAGCCGTGGTGCGACGGGCATGTGGCGGCCACCGGCGTCTCCTACGGCGGCATCGCCGCACTCGCGGCCGCGGGACAGCAGCCCGAGGGCCTGGACGCGGTCTTCGCCATCGTCGCCGGAGAGGATCCGGTGCGCGAACTCGGCCTCACCGGCGGCGTGCCCACCCCGGGCATGGCGGTCTGGCTGGCCGCGGTCAATGCCGGGAAGTTCCTGCCCTCACCGCGCGGCATGATCAGGAACAAGGTGCTGCGGCAGTATCTGCGGGACCGGCTGGCGGATCCGTTCAGCGGGCTCGGGCGGGCCCGGCAGATCGCCCTCAGCGACGGCCACCCCGACGCGTTCCTCAATGACGAATGGGCGCAGCGGCTTCCGGTGTTGGAGAACATCACCGCGGCGACCTGGATCCAGGGCGGCTGGCACGATGTGTACAACCGGTCCAACTTCCGCATGTTCGACCGCCTCGACCTGCCGACCGGCTCGAAACAGGTGATGGTCGACGACTGCTATCACATCAGCTTCGGCGGTGGCTTCGGCGATCCCGGCAATCCGGCGCCGCTGGACGAGTTGCAGTGCGCGTGGTTCGACCGGTGGCTCAAGGGAATCGACAACGGCATCGACGGGTACGGGCCGGTCACCGTGCGCCGGCAGGGCGGCGGGGGCTGGATCTCGCGGCCGCGCTTCCCGGATCCGGCCGCGCGGGTGCGGCGGCTCTACCTCGACCCCGACCCCAGCGGCGCCGCCGCGCACGCGGGAATCGATGCGGGACTGGCGGATACGCCGCCGGACTACGCCACCCGGCTGCCCGTGCCGGCCGGGCGCGGCAGCCTGGCCTCCAACAACACCGCGCTCATGACGACGGGCGCGGCCACGCTGCTGGGGCGGCGCTTCGGCTCCGACGACCGCCGCGCCGAGGCCGGAGCGGTCACCTTCACCACGCCGCCGCTGGCGGCCGACCTGGTGCTGTCCGGGCCGCTGAATCTGCATCTGTGGGTGGAAGCCGCTGGGACGGACGCATTCTGGTCGGTCACCGTCACCGATGTCGAACCCGACGGGGCCTCCGCGGCGCTGACCCGGGGCGCGCTGCTGTCATCGCTGCGGGCCGTCGACGAGAAGGGCAGCACCTATGTGGGCGATGAGCTGATCTTCCCGCTGCACACCCTGCGCTCGGATTCGGTGCTGCCGGTCGTCCCGGGCGAACCCTTCGCCATCGATATCGAGATCAATCCGACCGAGGCGGTGCTGCGGGCCGGGCATCGGCTGCGGGTGGCGGTCGCACCGGCCAGCGTGCCACGGCACTTCCTGCCGCCGGCGCTGAAGCGAAAGATCAAGGGGCAGACCATCATCATCGATCCCGACCATCCGAGCTACCTGAGTTTCCTGGCGGTGGAGCAGGATTCACCAGGGGGCGTTCCACTCGCGTGA
- a CDS encoding CinA family protein, giving the protein MPEIGELAERLSALAQRSGTSVAVAESLTCGKLSSALGAAPDSAEWLRGAVVAYSAQVKHEVLGVPEVPVVSETAARAMAAGVRSLLDADIAAAVTGVGGPDPQDGEPAGSVWLAVDTGTERFARHEQFDGEPAEVLEQAVEVALTMLLTAMEDNAIRS; this is encoded by the coding sequence GTGCCCGAGATCGGTGAACTCGCCGAACGTCTGTCGGCCCTCGCGCAGCGGTCGGGAACGTCGGTGGCGGTGGCGGAATCGCTCACGTGCGGAAAACTCTCCTCGGCGCTGGGGGCCGCGCCGGACTCCGCGGAATGGTTGCGCGGTGCGGTGGTGGCCTACAGCGCACAGGTCAAACACGAGGTGCTCGGGGTGCCGGAGGTGCCTGTCGTGTCGGAGACCGCCGCACGGGCGATGGCGGCGGGGGTGCGGTCGCTGCTCGATGCCGACATCGCGGCGGCGGTCACCGGAGTCGGCGGGCCGGACCCGCAGGACGGGGAGCCCGCCGGGTCGGTGTGGCTGGCGGTGGATACCGGGACCGAACGGTTCGCGCGGCACGAGCAGTTCGACGGCGAGCCTGCCGAGGTGCTCGAGCAGGCCGTCGAAGTCGCGCTCACCATGCTGCTCACGGCCATGGAGGACAACGCAATCCGGTCGTAG
- a CDS encoding AfsR/SARP family transcriptional regulator has translation MDPAELSFLVLGRVSVRRGALALESGRLRTQAVLAALLFAEGRPLTAAQLVDAVWGDELPGDAVAALRSHALLLRRLVEPGRAPRGAASVLVSVGDGYELRVPRDSIDALQAQSLALAAENARAAGDFEQSRHLLENALALWRGEVLAGVPGPFAADQRRRLSELRADLLEARFEVDLHLGRHEQVIGELSSATAEFPLRERLRGLRMTALYRCGRRGEALAVYTDTRRLLVEELGIEPGPALAELHQRVLDDDLPAPPPRPVPHAAPRAAADPGSPEGAGEGSGGFGAAGAGRPGGGEGSRTGDGREPHGGVRPAQLPRGIADFTGRRELVEELCAVLVPAGHTPPVVVITGMGGVGKTTLATHIALAIADRFPDGQLYADLRGVDDRPAEPVGVLAAFLRALAVADSDIPPFEDERAALLRSLLADRRMLLVLDNAGTLDQVIPLLPSGPGCAVLVTSRAMLPLPDATYRQLDVLSGDEARDLLARIVGTRRTEAESEAADAVIAACGRLPLAIRIIGARLVARPRWGIADVARRLADERNRLSELRCGDLTIDACFSFGYRHLPAFIARAFTELAVAAVPDLSAGAAAAVLGVDIAAATQVCESLVDLGLLQSVGADRYGYHDLLRLFAHTVDPDIDREAVLERLLGHYLATAKSIVGLRYPGHRLDYVRPTAHRGDPIGSEADAHAWLDAERTALIALHRQIAADHPELVPSSLDVAMLISEAVDPSAQSGQLAEALRRLLTVAAGFEDRDTELRARATLGLVLALDLGRSDEAFAVLEPARKILRPKGSSLLLGFVEHVLGAATLGLGRESDAIGHMAAAVEIFRDLDDPAWEGWACATLADRYGDGGQWDRAAESAQRAVRLANQLGGAAFESLARCQLARVVLVRDNDPQRAMALCAEAVDVARAHGRRLLLGWALHRLAEVSLSAGHPELAESAAAEAVSVLTEAADPFRRAHALDCRVLALTAQGRLDEARSVMAQ, from the coding sequence ATGGACCCTGCGGAACTGAGTTTTCTGGTGCTGGGCCGAGTATCGGTCCGGCGTGGTGCACTGGCCCTGGAGTCGGGGCGGCTCCGCACCCAGGCCGTGCTCGCCGCCCTGCTGTTCGCCGAGGGCAGACCGCTCACCGCGGCGCAATTGGTGGACGCGGTGTGGGGCGACGAACTGCCCGGAGACGCGGTGGCCGCCCTGCGCTCGCATGCGCTGCTGCTGCGCAGACTGGTGGAACCCGGCCGCGCCCCACGGGGCGCGGCCTCGGTTCTGGTGTCGGTCGGCGACGGATACGAGCTGCGGGTTCCGCGCGACTCCATCGATGCCCTGCAGGCGCAATCGCTGGCCCTCGCCGCCGAGAACGCCCGGGCCGCAGGCGATTTCGAACAGTCCCGGCACCTGCTCGAGAACGCGCTGGCCCTGTGGCGGGGCGAGGTGCTGGCAGGCGTGCCGGGTCCCTTCGCCGCCGATCAGCGGCGGCGACTGTCCGAGCTGCGGGCCGATCTGCTGGAAGCCCGGTTCGAGGTCGACCTGCACCTGGGCCGCCACGAACAGGTGATCGGCGAATTATCCTCGGCCACTGCCGAATTCCCCCTGCGCGAACGCCTGCGCGGGCTACGCATGACGGCGCTGTACCGATGCGGGCGGCGCGGTGAGGCGCTGGCGGTCTACACCGACACCCGTCGGCTGCTGGTCGAGGAACTCGGCATCGAACCGGGTCCGGCACTGGCCGAACTGCACCAGCGTGTGCTCGACGACGACCTGCCCGCGCCACCTCCCCGCCCCGTGCCCCATGCCGCCCCGCGCGCCGCAGCCGACCCCGGTTCCCCGGAGGGAGCCGGGGAGGGTTCCGGCGGGTTCGGCGCGGCGGGCGCCGGTCGGCCGGGTGGTGGGGAAGGCTCGCGCACCGGGGACGGCCGGGAACCGCACGGAGGAGTTCGACCGGCGCAACTCCCCAGGGGTATAGCCGATTTCACCGGGCGCCGGGAGCTGGTCGAAGAGCTCTGTGCGGTCCTGGTTCCGGCCGGGCATACGCCGCCCGTGGTGGTGATCACCGGAATGGGCGGGGTCGGCAAGACCACCCTGGCCACGCATATCGCACTCGCGATCGCTGACCGATTCCCGGACGGTCAGCTCTACGCGGATCTGCGCGGCGTGGACGATCGGCCCGCGGAGCCGGTGGGCGTGCTCGCCGCGTTCCTGCGCGCACTCGCGGTGGCCGACAGCGATATTCCGCCCTTCGAGGACGAGCGGGCGGCACTGCTGCGCAGCCTGCTGGCCGATCGGCGCATGCTGCTGGTGCTCGACAATGCGGGCACCCTCGACCAGGTGATACCCCTGCTGCCGAGCGGGCCCGGGTGTGCGGTGCTGGTCACCAGCCGGGCGATGCTGCCATTGCCGGACGCCACCTACCGGCAGCTGGATGTGCTGTCCGGCGACGAGGCGCGAGACCTGCTGGCGCGCATAGTCGGTACGCGGCGAACGGAGGCCGAATCCGAGGCGGCGGACGCGGTGATCGCCGCCTGCGGCAGGCTGCCGCTGGCCATCCGGATCATCGGCGCACGACTGGTGGCACGGCCGCGGTGGGGCATCGCCGATGTGGCGCGGCGGCTGGCCGATGAACGGAATCGCCTGTCGGAGTTGCGGTGCGGGGATCTCACCATCGATGCGTGCTTCAGCTTCGGATACCGGCACCTGCCCGCCTTCATCGCGCGCGCCTTCACCGAACTGGCCGTCGCGGCGGTGCCGGACCTGTCGGCAGGCGCGGCCGCCGCCGTGCTGGGGGTCGATATCGCCGCCGCCACGCAGGTCTGCGAGTCCCTGGTCGATCTGGGACTGTTGCAGTCGGTGGGAGCCGATCGCTACGGGTACCACGATCTGCTCCGCCTGTTCGCGCACACCGTCGACCCGGACATCGACCGGGAGGCGGTGCTCGAGCGACTATTGGGCCACTATCTCGCGACCGCGAAGAGCATTGTCGGCCTGCGCTATCCGGGCCATCGGCTCGACTACGTCCGGCCGACCGCACATCGCGGTGACCCGATCGGCTCAGAGGCCGACGCCCACGCCTGGCTGGACGCCGAACGCACGGCGCTGATCGCCCTGCACCGCCAGATCGCCGCCGATCATCCGGAGCTGGTGCCGTCGAGTCTGGATGTGGCCATGCTCATCAGCGAGGCGGTCGACCCGTCGGCCCAGTCCGGGCAGCTGGCGGAGGCGCTGCGACGACTGCTCACCGTCGCCGCCGGATTCGAGGACCGGGACACCGAACTCCGAGCCCGCGCGACCCTCGGCCTGGTCCTCGCGCTGGACCTCGGCCGGAGCGACGAAGCCTTCGCGGTACTCGAACCCGCGCGGAAGATACTGCGGCCCAAGGGAAGCAGCCTTCTGCTGGGTTTCGTCGAACACGTCCTCGGAGCCGCCACGCTGGGTCTGGGCCGGGAATCAGACGCGATCGGCCACATGGCCGCGGCGGTCGAGATCTTCCGCGATCTGGACGATCCGGCCTGGGAGGGCTGGGCCTGCGCCACCCTCGCCGACCGCTACGGCGACGGCGGGCAATGGGATCGCGCCGCCGAATCCGCCCAGCGCGCGGTGCGATTGGCGAATCAGCTCGGTGGCGCCGCCTTCGAATCGCTGGCACGGTGCCAGCTGGCCCGAGTGGTGCTGGTGCGCGACAACGACCCGCAGCGGGCGATGGCGCTGTGCGCGGAGGCGGTGGATGTGGCTCGCGCACACGGGAGGCGGCTGCTGCTGGGGTGGGCGCTGCACCGGCTGGCCGAGGTCAGCCTATCCGCCGGACACCCGGAGCTCGCCGAATCCGCTGCCGCCGAGGCTGTTTCGGTTCTCACCGAGGCGGCGGACCCGTTCCGGCGGGCACACGCCCTGGACTGCCGAGTGCTGGCATTGACGGCGCAGGGACGCCTGGACGAAGCGCGTTCAGTCATGGCTCAGTAG